Part of the Sphingomonadaceae bacterium OTU29LAMAA1 genome, CTTGATCTCGTCCCCCGAAAGCGTCTCATATTCGAGCAATGCACCGGCTAGCAGGTGAAGCTGATCGACATGCTCGGTGAGCAACTGTTTGGCACGGGTCAGGCCGCCTTCGACGATGCCCTTGATTTCGTCATCGATCAACTGGGCCGTCGCATTCGACATGCGGACCGGCTGCGAAGACGAATAGCCGAGGAACGATTCGCCTTCCGGCTGGGCGTATTCGACCGGGCCGACCTTGTCCGACATGCCCCATTTGGTGACCATGTCGCGGGCGAGACCGGTGGCGTACTGAATGTCGCCCGACGCGCCCGACGATACCTTGTCGTAGCCGAAGATGATCTCCTCTGCGACGCGGCCGCCCATCGCCACCGCGAGGTTCGCGTACATCTTGTCACGGTGGTAGCTGTACGAATCGCGTTCCGGCAGGCGCATCACCATGCCCAACGCACGACCGCGCGGGATGATCGTTGCCTTGTGGATCGGATCCGACGCCTGTTCGTGGATCGAGACGATCGCGTGGCCGGCCTCGTGATAGGCGGTCATCCGCTTCTCATCCTCGGTCATGACCATCGAGCGGCGCTCGGCGCCCATCATGACCTTGTCCTTGGCCTCTTCAAACTCGGCCATCGCCACGAGGCGCTTGCCCTTGCGCGCGCCGGTGAGCGCGGCTTCGTTGACGAGGTTGGCGAGGTCCGCACCCGAGAAGCCCGGCGTACCGCGCGCAATGACGCGGGCGTCGACGTCGGGCGCCAGCGGCACTTTTTTCATGTGTACTTCGAGTATTTTTATCCGGCCTTCGATATCCGGGCGTGGAACGACGACCTGACGATCGAAACGGCCGGGACGCAGCAGCGCAGGATCCAGCACGTCGGGACGGTTGGTCGCGGCGACGATGATGATGCCCTCGTTCGCCTCGAACCCGTCCATCTCGACGAGCAGCTGGTTGAGCGTCTGTTCGCGTTCGTCGTTGCCGTTGCCGAGGCCGGCACCGCGATGGCGACCGACCGCGTCGATCTCGTCGATAAAGACGATGCAAGGCGCGCTCTTCTTGGCCTGTTCGAACATATCGCGGACACGGGATGCGCCGACGCCGACGAACATCTCGACGAAGTCCGAACCCGAAATCGTGAAGAACGGCACGCCCGCTTCACCTGCGATCGCGCGGGCGAGCAGCGTCTTGCCGGTGCCGGGCGAACCGACCAGCAGGGCGCCCTTGGGGATCTTGCCGCCGAGGCGCGCGAACTTGGTCGGGTCCTTCAGGAAGTCGACGATCTCGGTCAGTTCCGATCGCGCTTCGTCGATGCCGGCGACATCGTCGAACGTGACCTTGCCTTCCTTCTGCGTCAGCATCCGCGCGCGGCTCTTGCCGAAGCCCATCGCGCCGCCGCCGGTGTTCTTCTGCATCTGCTTCAGAACGAAGAACGCGATGCCGAGGAACAGCAGGAACGGCAGCGACTGATACAGCAGCAGCATCCACATCGACGTGCCCTCATCGGGCTTGGCCGCGATCGTCACGTTCTTGGCACGCAGGTGCGGGACCAGCGTCGCGTCCTGGATCGGATAGGTCCGGAATTTCTCACCGCTCGAGTAGGTGCCGGTGATGACGTCGCGACTGATCGCGACATCCTTCACGGTGCCTTCGTCGACCGAATCGAGAAACTTCGAATAGGCGACGGTGTTGCTCGCGCCCGCGCTCGTCGGCCCGTTGAACAACTGCACGAACAAGGCGAGCGCCAGCAGGATACCCACCCATATGAGCAGGCTTTTCATCCAGGGGCTGCCACCATTGTTGCCGCCGTCATTCCCGCCGTTGTTGGGGGACTGCTTGTCGTTGTCGTTCATCCGCTCAAGATAAGCGTACTCAGGTTAATGGCAATGGAACGGCAGCGCGTATTCGTGACGTCCGACGATGATTCCGGGCGGGTCGACCACCCGCCGCTTTATAAAAGTTTCAAAACCCCGATCGATCGACCAATGCGCGGGGCGTATCAGCCCGATCGCCGCGCCGGCGCAGGGCGGAAGCGCCACTCCGTACCTTGTGGGTTGACCACCACGCCCGCCTGCGTCGCACGCTTGCCGGCGGCGAGTGCGTCCAGCAGCGCCTCGATATTCACCGAATCGCTCCACCGCGGTGCGACGAGGCCGGCGGTGTCGATCACCAGCCCGATCGCGCGGCGGGCGAGGCGCCGCGTCAGTTCCCGCGGCAGGCCGTCCACATCGATCCGCACGACGTTGCCCCTGGCGGACGCGCGG contains:
- the ftsH gene encoding ATP-dependent zinc metalloprotease FtsH, which codes for MKSLLIWVGILLALALFVQLFNGPTSAGASNTVAYSKFLDSVDEGTVKDVAISRDVITGTYSSGEKFRTYPIQDATLVPHLRAKNVTIAAKPDEGTSMWMLLLYQSLPFLLFLGIAFFVLKQMQKNTGGGAMGFGKSRARMLTQKEGKVTFDDVAGIDEARSELTEIVDFLKDPTKFARLGGKIPKGALLVGSPGTGKTLLARAIAGEAGVPFFTISGSDFVEMFVGVGASRVRDMFEQAKKSAPCIVFIDEIDAVGRHRGAGLGNGNDEREQTLNQLLVEMDGFEANEGIIIVAATNRPDVLDPALLRPGRFDRQVVVPRPDIEGRIKILEVHMKKVPLAPDVDARVIARGTPGFSGADLANLVNEAALTGARKGKRLVAMAEFEEAKDKVMMGAERRSMVMTEDEKRMTAYHEAGHAIVSIHEQASDPIHKATIIPRGRALGMVMRLPERDSYSYHRDKMYANLAVAMGGRVAEEIIFGYDKVSSGASGDIQYATGLARDMVTKWGMSDKVGPVEYAQPEGESFLGYSSSQPVRMSNATAQLIDDEIKGIVEGGLTRAKQLLTEHVDQLHLLAGALLEYETLSGDEIKKLIAGEEIGRPDPAGPKSSVPRAGTSIPKTRRPGGPFGTPAPLGA